One window of the Opisthocomus hoazin isolate bOpiHoa1 chromosome 12, bOpiHoa1.hap1, whole genome shotgun sequence genome contains the following:
- the DGCR6L gene encoding protein DGCR6L, giving the protein MERGGEAAAAELLSRQQERHYRLLSELQALVKALPSPCQQRLSYTTLSDLALALLDGTVFEIVQGLLEIQHLTEKNLYSQRRQLHSEHRGLKQELFHRHKEAQQCCRPHNLPLLRAAQQREMEAVEQRIREEQRMMDEKIVLELDQKVIDQQSTLEKAGVSGFYITTNPQELTLQMNLLELIRKLQQKESESESAFS; this is encoded by the exons ATGGAGCggggcggcgaggcggcggcggcggagctgcTGTCCCGGCAGCAGGAGCGGCACTATCGGCTGCTGTCGGAGCTGCAGGCGCTGGTGAAGGCGCTGCCCAG cccctgccagcagcgGCTCTCGTATACGACGCTGAGCGACCTGGCGCTGGCGCTGCTGGACGGGACGGTGTTCGAGATCGTGCAGGGCCTCCTGGAGATCCAGCACCTCACCGAGAAGAACCTCTACAGCCAGCGCCGGCAGCTGCACAGCGAGCACCGCG GGCTGAAGCAGGAGCTCTTCCACCGGCACAAGGAGGCCCAGCAGTGCTGCCGGCCCCACAACCTGCCCCTCCTCCGCGCCGCCCAGCAGCGGGAGATGGAG GCTGTGGAGCAACGAATTCGAGAGGAACAGCGAATGATGGATGAGAAGATTGTCTTGGAGCTGGACCAAAAAGTGATAGACCAGCAGAGCACTCTGGAGAAGGCTGGGGTGTCTGGCTTCTACATCACCACCAACCCACAG GAGCTGACTTTACAGATGAATTTACTGGAGCTGATTCGGAAGTTACAGCAGAAGGAATCCGAGTCCGAGAGCGCTTTTTCCTGA